Genomic segment of bacterium:
TCTCTGGAAAGCGCATTGAGAAGGTTTAAGAAAAAATGTGAGAAGTCAGGTATACTGATTGAGATAAAAAAACGCGAACATTACGAGAAACCAAGCGTTAAAAAGAAAAGAAAAACTTACGCAGCTTTGAAAAAAATCAGAAAAGAACAAGAAACATTGGAAAACGATTAATCTAAGGATAAAAATGCATCTTTTCGATATTATTGTTTTAGGATTTTTCCTGTATATTGTTATACGGGGATATATTAGAGGCCTCTTAAGGGAGGCCTTTAATTTATTCGGGATATTCGGCGGCGGATTAATCGCGGTAAAACTTGGGCCGGGATTGGCCGGTATTTTTGAAAATGTGTTAGGATTATCACCCGGATACGGCAAGGCAGTGGCCTTTAGCCTGGTCTGGATTTTTATTTATATATTGATGTTTTTCTGCGGGAAATTTTTACAGAACCTGGTCAAACTTTTGCTTTTGGAATGGGTCGATAAATTTGGCGGCGTTGTTTTTGGATTAATGAAAGGGTTTTTTATCGCCGGGTTAGTTGTAATAAGTTTATTGAAATTTCCTTTGATACCAAGATACAGGCAGGAAGTTGAAAAGACAATTATTGTAAAACCTATTGCCGTGTATACCCCGAAAGTTTATAATCTTATAATCAGGATTTTTTCATGGACCCAGTTTGAAAGTTATAATGAAATGATAAAAAGCCATGGGGAAAAGGAAGGTATTCTTAAAGGATTTAAGAAAATTGATAATTCAATTGAAAATTTTATAGGAGATTAAGAGAATGAAATTAAAAGAACTTTATGCGACGGTCATAGAACAGGGCAAGAAAACCGATCCCCGCGGAAAAGAGCTGGTCGAAAAAGAATTACAGAGGATTAAAAAGGAATATGATGATTTAAAAGAAGATAAAAAGAAAGATTTTGATCAGGAAAAATTAACCAATCCTTACGCCGATACCAGGATTTTATTCGGTAACGGCGATATGGATGTCAAAAATATTCTTGTCGGTGTGGATATTGAGGGCGCGGAGATGATGCTCGCCGACAGGCTGATCCAGAAGGGGCAGAAAATTGACCTTGTTGTGTCGCATCACCCTGAAGGGTATGCGTTGGCAAATTTATACCAGGTAATGGGGGTCCATGCTGATATTTGTAATCAATTTGGTGTTTCAATCAGTGTCGCCGAGGCTCTGATGAATGAAAGAATAACCGAAGTGCAGAGAAGGTTATTGCCGGCTAACCATACACGGATTGTTGATATGGCGAAACTTTTGAACATTCCTTTAATGTGCGTTCACACACCGGCAGATAATTCGGTATCGGATTATTTGCAGAAAAAAATTGACATGGAAAAACCTTACAGGGTTTCAGACTGCCTTGACCTTTTAAGAAAAATCCCGGAATATAAAGAGGCTGAAAAAAATAATGTCGGGTTGAAAGTAGTTTCCGGCAGTGAAAAAGGCAGGGCGGGCAGGGTGATGATAGATATGACAGGCGGGACAAGCGGGTCCAAGGACATTTATGAAAGGCTTTCGCACACGGATGTCGGCACCATAATCGGCATGCATATTTCCGACGAGCACAGGAAAGAGGCTGAAAAAAACCATATTAACGTAATCATTGCCGGGCATATGGCGTCTGACACGATAGGTGTCAACCTTGTTTTTGACTGCCTGGAGGAAAAAGAAAAACTGGATATTATTTCCTGTTCGGGATTCAGGAGGGTGACAGGCAAAGAGAGAGATGGAAAATATAATCCGTAAAGCATTCAAGGAAAAAATAAACCAGTTATTGCCTGATTTGCGGTATCCGCTTTTAATTACCAATTTTGACGGGCAGAACGCGAATTACTGGATGTTTACTTTACAGACGGACCATGTGGCCCCGTCTTTTTTGCTGATACTCCCCGGCGGGAAAATTTACGCCTTCGTGTCTCCCATTGAAACAGACCTCCTCTCCGGATTAAAAAATAACATTGAGATAATGACTTATCCGGCAAGTTCAAAGCTTATACCTTTGATAAAAAAGATAACAAGAAAATACAAATATCTTTCAGCGGAATATTCGGATAATTATAATTTTGATATCATCAGGTATTCCTGGCTTAAGAAATTAAGAAAGGAGTTCAGCCTGAAACCCGCGCAGGACGTTATTTTTCCTTTAAGAAAAATAAAAACACCGGCTGAAATCGGTTTGATCCGGAAATCGGTAAACGAGACTTATGAGATTTTAAAAAAAGTGGAAAATAAAGTGAGGAAAAATGTTACGGAAATAGATATTTATAACCTTATTTATTTTGAGGCCCGGAAGAAAAATGCGGAGGTTTCATTTAAACCGATTATAGCCTCGGGCAGGCGCGCTGTCAATCCCCACCCGATCAGGGCGACGGATAAAAGACTGAAAAACGGGGAATTTTTAATTGTTGATTTAGGCGTGAGTTTTTACGGTTACACTTCTGATATAACAAGGACTTTTCTTGTGGGAGACGATATCCGCGGGCATAAATTTTATAAAGTCGCAAAGATTATGTTTAATGAATTGGAATCGCTCGATTTTTCAAAAATCAGCCCTTATGAACTGGCGGAAGGGATGCGAAAAATTTCAAAAAAACATAAAGTTGATATTTATGAAAAGCACGCTTACGGACATGGGATAGGCGTTGCGGTGCATGATATCTATCCAAGCCTTTCGCTTTCAAAAAATGTTTTCAGCAGACATAAATTCCAGGACGGTACAGCTTTTGCGTTTGAACCGGGTTTTTACACGAAGAAAACAGGGTTCCGCTGGGAGAATGATTATTTTATAAATAACGGGAAAGCTGTAAAATTTTAAACGTTTATTTTTGAATTTGGCAAATTTTTAATTTCAAAATCTCTTTTTGCTAAACCCGAAACGCTTTTCTATAAATCTAAGCTCATTTTGGGCGATTTCCACAATCCTATAGAGGAGCAAATCGGGAGTCGTGGAAATCGTGATCCCAAAATTTCGCTAAGATTTATATACGAAAAACATTTCTATAGACGCAAAAAGAGACCTTGAAATTAAATTTGCCAGACTTGAGCGTTATTTTTATTTTGACACAATTTTGTTATTTTGATAGCATAATATAGTTGTATTATCATCTATATTAAGAAAGGCGGTGGAATTTATGCGTCGCAAATATTTTATCTTTCTCTTTGCTTTTTTTCTTTTAGCCGGATGTGTCAATGTGGAAAAGGAAGCGGATAACCATTTCCGCAGGGCCGAAGATTTAAAATCACAGGGAGATTTCAGCGGCGCGGTCCAGGAATACAGGATAATTGTTTATAAATACTCCAAGAGCTCTCTGGCTCCCAGGGCCTGGCAATCGATCGCGGATTGTGAAAAGGAAATCGACATCGCAAAAACGGTCATGGTTGCCGATACTCTTATAAATGAAAAATACAATGACGCGGGTTTGTTTGTTCTGAGGGACCTGATTAATAAATACCCCGGCGGTTATTTATCCGGGGAGATAAGCAAAAAGATTGATTCACTCACGGGCGGCCAGGCTGAAAACCTGTTAAATATGGCAATGGAATTTCAGAAAAAAGGGAAATATACTGAGGCCATTGAATCTTATGAAAAGTTTATGAACGCGTTCCCGAATAGTAAAGAAAAAGACAATATACAGCTTTACATTTCCCAGTGCAGGGAAGAAATAGCACGCCAGAAATCCCTTGAAGAAAAACAAAAAAGGCAGACTGAACTGGACCAGAAAAAGGCCGAAGAGGAAAGAAAGAAAAAAGAAACGGAATTGGCGGAAAAGGAAAAACAACAGAAAGAAATCAAGAAAAAACAAAGTATTGAAGACGCCTTGAAATCTTTAAAAGAGAAAACGAAGTAACCGTGAATAGTAAATCGTAAAATGTGGGTATTAAAAAACAATTAACGTTTTACAATTTACGGTTTTACAAAAGAGAGTATCAATGAGAAAAACAGTCTCTGTTATTTTATTCTTTGCCTTGTGCTGTTTACATTATTGTATCAACGCCGCTGAAAAGGTAAATTTCCTTTTTGAAATTGCGGGGAAAAAAGGCGAAAATCCAAAAGAATTTGATAATATCCAAAGTATTGGGACTGACAGTAAAGGCAATATATATATAGTGGATAGTGATAATAACCGTGTCCAGGTATTTGATAAAGAAGGGGCCTATGTTTATCAATTCGGCAGGAAGGGGAGCAATAACGGGGAATTCAATACGCCTTTCGGGATAGCCGTAAATAGTTATGATGAAATATATGTAACGGAACAGGGCAATAGCCGTGTCCAGGTTTTTGACAGTACAGGTAAATTCCTTTTTGCTTTTGGGCAAAAAGGAAATCAAAAAGGCAGGTTTAATACTCCAGGCGGTATTGCCGTTGATTTATATGGTTTTGTTTATGTGGCTGACAGCCGCAATGACCGTATTCAGGTATTTACCCGCCAGGGAATATTTATCAAATCCTTTGGTTCTTCAGGAGATTTGCATACCCAGTTCGATTACCCGTCTTATGTGGCGGTGGACAATGAACGAAATATCTTTGTCGTTGATAAAAATAACAACCGCATACAAAAATTTGATTCCCGCGGGTATTTTCTTTTAAACGTGGGAAATAAAGACAATAAAAAATATAAACAGCTTTTTTCCGCTTCTGTAAGCGAATATGGAACATTATACGCGGCAGACATTGAAAATTATTGCGTCCACGTAATTTCCAATCTGGGCGAATTTCAATATTCTTTTGGAAGCAAGGGAACGGGCCGGGGCCAGTTTTTAGAGTTGTCCGGCATATATATGGACAAAAATAACCGTCTGTATATTGCCGATAGAAAAAATAACCGCGTGGAAATTTATGAAATAGAACCTGATGAAAAGGCGCAAAAAAAACCTTCCGCCCCAAGGCCTGTTGATATATTGTTTGTCCGCGAAATGCTGTGCAATGCCTCTGATATAGGGGCGGACATTAATGGGAATATTTATATGTCTAACCCCGCGAATAACAATATCCAGGTATTTAATCCTGACGGAACTTTAAAATTTGTTTTTGGTGGAGAAGGAGAAGATAAAGGAAAGTTTAAAAATCCGTCAGGTTTGGCAGTAAGTCCCGGCGGGAATATAGCTGTGTCGGACAGTAAAAATTACCGTATCCAGATATTTGATTCCACGGGGAAATATCTATTCGGGTTCGGACGAAAGGGAGAAGAAAAAGGCGAATTTTTAAGCCCTTCCGGGCTTGTTTATGATGAAAAGGGTGAAAAACTTTATGCGGTTGACAAGAAAAATAACCGTGTCCAGGTGTTTAATAAAGACGGGATATTTTTGACCGCCTTCGGGGCCTCGGAAAACAAGGCAAACCAGTTAAATTATCCCGAGGATGTCGCGATAGCTCCTGATGGAGCGGTTTATGTGGCTGATACAGGAAATAACCGCGTGCAAAAATATAACATAAGTTTCGAAAATGAAATTTCTTTTGGCAAAAGCGGGAAAGGAGAAGGTGAGTTTGATAAACCGGTCTGCGTAAGCACGGATAAAGACAGGAAAATTTATGTGCTTGACAAGGGAAACAACAGGATCCAGATTTTCGACAGTTCCTTGAAATTCATCATGGAATTTGGCAGTGAAGGCAAAGGGATAGGCCAATTTAATGATTTGCAGGGCCTCGCGGTGCAAAACCTGGATGCGCAAAATTATATTTATGCCGCGGACGCGGAAAATAAACGGATGCAGGTTTTTACTCTTTGTGAAACTCCCCGCTCCCCGGCAGGTCTTGCTTCTTACGGGGATGAGAAAGGCATAAAACTCACATGGGAGAAAAACCCTGAATCATTTGTCTATGAATATTATATTTATAAAAGCGATGACCTTGCCGGTGATTACACATTTGTTGATAAAACCCGCGCAAACGAATTTTTTATTCCAGCCTCTCCTGACAGCAGTTTCGCGCAGTCTCCTTATTATAAAATCTCTGCCGCGGCGCCCCGTGGTTTTGTAAGCCCTCAAAGCGCGCCTGTCACGGATTATTTTGTCCTTGGATATAACTTTTTTAAGCAGGGTAAATTCCCGGAAAGCGCGGTAAATTTTCAAAAGGAAACAGAACTTCATCTGGATAATTATAACGCTCATTACCTGTTAGGCATAGTTTACTTTAGGCAGGATAAATGGCAGGAGGCGGAAAAAAAATTCAACAATATTGTAAGGTTACAGCCGCAAAACGGGTATGCGCATTATTATCTTGGAGCCGCGCTGTCACGGCAAAAATCATATGACAAGGCAGTTTTTGAATTAAAAGAGGCTTTAAAAATTGAAAAAAACAGTTTTATGATATATTCGGAGCTTGGCGAAGCGTTTCTTAATAAGGAATTATATAATGAAGCCATAGAGGCGCTTAAAAACGCGTTACAGATGGGGGAAACCAACCCGAAACTGCATTATCATCTCGGCCTTTCATATTACAAACAGCGAAAATACGACCAGGCAGTTGATGAACTTAAACAGTGCATAAAGGACAGCCCGAAGGAATTTTATGCCCGTTATTACCTGGGGAAGACTTATACCGCGCTCGGTGAAAATGATATGGCTGTCCAATCTTTTAAAGAGGCCTCTGAAATTGACCCGCAGAACCTGGAAGTGTTTTTTCTTACCGGATTGATTTATGTCAGTCAAAAAAAATATATGGATGCTGTCGCGGAATTTAAAGTCGCCGCGTCTCTGGATGCCAAAAACCCGGTTTATAAATATAACCTGGGGCTTGCATATTTTTACGGCGGTGACATGGAATCCGCGGTCCATGAATTCAGTGAGGCGGCAAAGCTGGAGCCCGGTAACCCTGATTATCATTATTATACGGGCCTTGCGTTATCCGGCATAGACATTGACAGGGCTTTAAGCGCGTTTAACACGGTGGTGAATTTAAACCCGAATTATCTGGAAGTATATTTACAACTCGGGATTTTATATGAAAAGAAAAACCGCATTCCCGAGGCAATAGAATCATACCGCAAGGCATTGGAAAAAAATTCGGGGGATATAATATCTGTTAACTACGCTCTTGGAAAACTCTATTCTGAGGTCAAAAATTATGAACTTGCGGAAAAATATTTCAGCGATGTAATAAGGGTGGATGTAAACAACATAGACGCTCTTTTACAGCTTGGCAATGTAGAGGATTTACAGGAAAAATCCGGCGATGCCATACAGACTTTTCAAAAAATCATTTCTATTGAACCGAAAAATATCAAGGCGCGTTTGCAGCTTGCTTCCATATACACTAAAAACAAAATGAAAAAAGAGGCTGTCGGCGAATATAGGACAATCCTTGACATTGACCCCGGCAATCCTGATAGTTTTTATTTTATGGGGCTGTTTTATATGCAGAGCGGGTTATTTGACCATGCCAGGGAGCATTTCACAAAAGCAGGTGAATATGGCGGGACGAACATCTTGTATAAAAACGCGCTTGACAATCTGGAAATATTTATAAAAAAAGAACAAGAAAGAATTGTTATGCACATAACTCCTTCAGACCCGCCGATAAGTGATTTTACAAAACGAATACTCGATGTTTACCATGCGGAAAACGGATATAATATTCCTGATGATCTGCGAAAGATATTTGTAATTTTTGACGGGATAAGCGCTTATGGGACAATATGCACGGCGCGAAGCCCTGAAATTAATTTTAATGAACCGAAAGAATTGCAATATCCAAGGGAAACCTTAAAAAACAAAATAGGCAATGACGTGGACTGCGCCATTTTTCTCAGTGCCTGTCTTGAAAAGGAGGGTATAGCGGTCAATTTTATCAAAAATCCGTCATTTGTTGTCTTGCTTGTAAATACAGGCGCTTCAATTGAAGAAGCGGAAAAAATTTCGGGAGACAGCGAATCATACGCGGAAAAAGATAATTTAATCTGGATACCGGTTGACGTTTCCATGTTTGGTTCTTCTTTCCTGGATTCATGGAAACAGGGAATAAAAAAATATAAAGAATATCTCGCGGCAAAAGAAAAAAGCGAAATTTTTAATATAAAGGAATATAGAGTAAAAGTCCCGGAGGACAAATTGCCTGAAAGCGATTTCGCGGCGGAAACCCCGAAAGAGAGCGATTTGAATCTCAGACTGCAGGAAGATTTAAAAAACTTTTATAAGGAAAGGATTTCCTCGCTGATTAAAAAATATAATGAAAAACTCAAAATTACGCCCGATGATTTAAAACTAAGGCTGGCATTGGCAGGCGCCTATGACGAAAACTCGCAGAAAGAGGGGGCAGCAGGAGAATACGGACAGGTCTTACTGATGGATGAAAAAAACCTTACTGCTTTGTATTTTTTAGCCGATTATTCATTGTCTCGAGAAAAACGCGATGAAGCTTTAAATTATTTTTTAAAAATTTTGAATTTTTACCCCCAGGAACCCCGCGCGATGTTTGAGATCGCAGAAATTTATTACTCGCAGGATAAATCAAAAGAGGCGCTTGAACTTTATCAAAAATATTTGAAAATGGGCACACAGGACAAAAAGAGAAACAGCCAGGCACAGTTGAAAATAGGTCTGTGTTACGCCTCGCTGAAAGAGATGAAGAAGGCAATTGAGGAACTTGAGAAATTCATAAAAGAATACCCGGAACACGAACTTATAGAGGACACGAAAAAGACGCTTGGTCTTTTGAAGAGCGGATATTCGGAAGAATGATTTTTTACCGCACCCCCCTGTGCAGTCCCAGTTTTTTAGCTGATTTTACAGCCTCTTCGTATTCCTTCCTTGTAATCCTCCGGTTAATTTCAGGGAAAAGCCTGGAATTATAATAAGGCTGGTACTGGTCCATCAGGTTAAAATAAGAATCTTTGGATATTTCCTCCGCTATGAATCGTGCGATTTTTTCTGTTTCCGCGGTTTTACCCGGGAGAACAAGATGCCTTATAATCAATCCTTTTGTTGCCAGTCCGTTTTTGTCAGTTACTAAATCACCTGCCTGGCGGTGCATTTCTTTTAAAGCCAATTTCATTTTTTCAGGGTAATCCGGAGCGTGAGCGTACTTATAAGCTGTTTCATTTTCGGCATATTTGGTGTCCGGCATGTAAATGTCGATTATCCCCTCAAAAAGTTGTAGCGTGGAAACATTTTCATAACCGCTGTTATTGTGGACAAGAGGTATATTTAACCCTTTTTCCTTGGCCAGTTTAAATGCTTTAATAATATGAGGTGTAAAGTGTGTCGGTGTGACAAGGTTTATATTATGGCACCCTTTATCCTGCAAAGAAATCATTATCACGGCCAATTCTTCAGGAGAAGATTTTTCCCCATGATGTAATTGGCTTATTTCATAATTCTGGCAGAAACAACACCCGAGGTTGCAGCCTGTAAAAAATATTGTCCCTGAACCCTTTGTTCCTGATAACTCAGGCTCTTCGCCAAAATGAGGTCCGAAACTTGAAACCATCAAATCTTTGCCCATCTCACAATATCCCAATGCGCCCTCGGTCCGGTTTAAACCGCATTCTCTCGGGCAAAGATGGCAGGAATTAAAAATTTCATAGGCATCGCGGATTCTTTTATCAATATCGAAGTTTATCACAACAATTAGTATACTATAAATCAAGAAAATGCTTTACAAAAAAAAAAAAAGTTATAAAATTGAAATGAAGGATAAAAATTGGCTTATAGGAGGACAATATGAAAAAAGGTGTATTGATTTTACTGGTTTTATTGGTTTTAGTAATTTCGCCGGCAGTATTTTCTGAACAAGAAGCTTCTCACGGCCTGGGCAAGGGAGAGGCGGGGAGTTCATTTTACTGTTTAGTCATGGACATGCCCCGGCCCGAAGCAGGGGATGTCCGTTATTTTATTACCAAATGCGGCGAATATACCACCTGGAAATTATGGCCCGGCAAGGAAAAGCTTTTTGAAGGCAAGGAACCACATGGCGCTTTATTAACAGTTTATGTTAACAAAATCGCGTTTAATTCATTAGATGAAAAAAAAGGCATGCAGAACGGGTCCATGATAGTTAAAGAAAATTACACTTCCGACAAAAAATTAGCGGCTGTAACCGTTATGTATAAATCAGAAAAATATAATCCTGAAGCGGGTGACTGGGCATGGATTAAATATGACCCTGACTTTAATATACTTGCTGAAGGTAAGGTTAAAGAGTGTATTGATTGCCATAGCAAAGCCAAAGATAATGATTATATTTTATCCGGCAGCATCAAATAGAAGACTTTTAAATTTTTTCCAGTTTTACCCTTGTTGATTTATTGATGAGGCTTTTGGATACCGGATTCAATTCCCAGGGGAAAAGGACATTGATCCGCATTTCTTCAAAGAAATGCACAGGCGTGAATAATATCCCCTGCGGGATTTTTTTATCCAGGCGGGCTTTTATTGTTGTTGAGCCGGTTTTTGAGCTTATACGTATTAATTCATTTTCTATAATTTTAAGTTTTTCAGCATCATCCGGGTTTATATCGATAAATCCCTCAGGGCAGACCTCGTGCAGGCCCTTTGAGTTTCTTGTCATTGCACCGCTGTGGCTGTGAAACAGGGAGCCGCCGGATAAAAGGGTAAAAGGGTATATTATATTATTTTTTTCTTCAACAGGTAAATTTTCAGGGGCAAGGAAATTAAATTTATTTTCTCTGCCGGTGTATAGAACAGGGGTACCCCCGTTATTTATTTTGGAAGCAGGCCATTGTGTCCCTTTGGAGGGGAAGGGAAGAATATTTATTTCTTTATAAACCGGGACCAATTCAGCGATTTCTTTTCTTATATTTCCGATTGAGCAATCGAGAGGAAAACCGAGTCCTTTTGAAATAAGCCCTATTATTTCAGAATCTGTTTTTGTGTTTTTTACGGGTTTCAGCGGGTGTTTAAAATCCTGAATCCGCCTTTCCATGTTTGTATAAGACCCTTCTTTTTCGACGAAGCTCGACACGGGAAAAACTACGTGCGCGTAAGGAGTAGTATTATTTAAAAAGAGGTCGTTCACCGCGAGAAAATCAAGTTTGCTTAAGGTCAGTTTTAAAAATTCCGTGTCGGGAAAAGACGCGATAGGATCATCCCCGATAATATAAACCGCCCTGATTTTTTTCTCCATAATTTTGCCGAATATCTGATGATAAGTGCTCCCTGGCAGTTTTGGGATTTCCTTTTTCCATACGGAATTGAAATTTTTTCGTATAACAGGGTCGTCAAATTTCTGGTAACCGGGAAGATATTCCGGGATTGCACCCGTGTCGCACGCGCCCTGGGAGTTATTGTAACCTTTTAACGGATAAATTCCCGCTCCTTCTTTCCCGATATTTCCCGTTAAAAGGCAAAGGTTCACAATCGCCTTGACTGTTTCAGAGGAGTTTTTCTGCTGTGTGACGCCAGACCCGTAAACAAAAGACGTTTTTCGGCTTTTTCCTATTAACCGCGCAGTCTCAAATATTTTTTCTTCGATGATACCGGTAATTTTCGAAGCAAGGTTTATGGGAATTTTACCGGTGGATAATTTGAATTCCTCAAAGCCTTCAGTCCTTTCTTTAATGAATTTTTTGTCCTGCAGGTTTTCATCAATTATAATTTTTGAAATCGCGTTTAAAAAAACAGGATCGGTCTGGATATTTGGGGAAATCCAGAGTTTGGCAAAAGTATTAAGTTTGGTTTCTCTCGGGTCAACCAGTATAAGTTTGGCATTGTGTTTTTTAACAGCGGATTTTATTTTTAAACTGGCAATGGCCTGGCTTTCGATTGGATTGGCGCCGATAACAATAATAACCTCCGATTTTAGAAGGTCATCCATCGGGTTAGTCATGGCCGGGTAGCCAAGCATAGGAGCAAGGACATTAATATTTACCCCGTTTTCAAGCCGGGAGGAATTGTCTATGTTATTTGTGCCTATAACGGCCCGCATGAATTTTTGGAAAAGATATGTTTCTTCGTTTGTGCACCTGGCAGAGATTATGCCGGCAATAGAATCAGGCCCGTATTTTTCTTTAATCTCGAGAAGTTTGTCCGCGCTGAATTTTATTGCTTCTTCCCACGAGGTTTCAACCAGTTTGCCGTCTTTTTTTATAAGAGGGTTTATTAACCTTTTTGGGCTGTTGGGGAAATCATATCCAAATCTTCCTTTTGCGCAAAGACTGCCGTTATTTATTCCCAATCCTTCCCTGGATGAAACGGAGATGACTTTATTGTCTTTTATATTTAGGGATATGGAGCACCCGCACCCGCAGTAAGGACATATAGTGTTATGTTTTCCCACCTCCCATATACGGGCTTCATATTTTGAAAGATTACTGATAACCCCCGCGACAGGGCATATTGATATGCATTGGCCGCAGAATTCGCAGTCAATGCTTTTCCTGAAAGGGGTCCCGATTTCAGTTTTAAACCCGCGGTAAGAAAAATCAATTGCCCCGACCATGCGGATTTCCCTGCAGGCGCGGACACAAAGCCCGCAGTGCATGCATTTTTTAGGATTGATTTCTATTATTCCTTTTGTCTGCGTGGCCGGGCCGATGCGTTTATCCATTTTGAAAATGTTAAAATTTACTTTAAGCCGGTATGCCAGGTCCTGAAGGCGGCAGTCTCCGCACCGCTCGCATACAAGGCAGTCCATCGGATGGTTTAAAAGAAGGAGTTCTATTATTGTCTGCCTGGCTTTGTTTATCCGCGGGGTATCTGTGAGAACAACCATGTTTTCTTCAACCGGGGCGACGCAGGATGACACAAGTTCATGCGTGCCCTCTATTTCAACAACGCATAACCTGCATCCGCCGAAGGGTTCAAGCCCGGTATGATGGCATAAATGAGGGATATCAATCCCCGCCGATTTCGCGGCTTCAATAATTTTTGTTCCCCGGGGAACAAAAATATTTTTCCCGTCAATAGTTAAAGTAATCATATTTATCAAAATATTTCCTGAATATCGGTTCAAACAGTTTAAACCGTTTGAACTGTTTAATTAGTATATCGCGTTATAATCGCATATGTCCACGCACGCGCAGCACCGGACGCAATTTTCCGGTTTTATCTGCGCCGTTTTTTTCGGTTCCCATTCGATAGCGTTAAACTTGCATGCCTTTTTTAAACAGAGGCCGCATTTTTTGCACAGGTTTTCATCAATCTTAAATTTTAAAAGGCCCCTGCAGGTTCTTGCCCTGCATATTTTTTTGTTTATATGTTCTTCATATTCATCATAGAAATATTTAATGGTGGTCAAAACCGGGTTCGGCGCGGTCTTACCCAGGCCGCATAACGAGAAATCCTGTATGTCCCTGCTAAGTGTAGTTAAAACATGGATGTCCTCAGGGGTCCCTTTCCCTTCGGTTATTTTTTTAAGTGTTTCATAAAGGACCTCGGTCCCCAGCCTGCAGGTGGCGCATTTACCGCAGGTCTGTTCCTGTGTGAATTCAAGGTAGTGTTTTGCGAGGTCGACCATGCAAGTTTTGTCATCCATCACGACAAGCCCGCCTGATCCTATAGTTGTTCCTGCTTCTTTTAATGTTTCATAATCAATAATGACGTTTTCAAGCATGCTTTCAGGAAAACATCCGCCAAGGGGCCCGCCTACCTGGATTGCCT
This window contains:
- a CDS encoding molybdopterin-dependent oxidoreductase gives rise to the protein MITLTIDGKNIFVPRGTKIIEAAKSAGIDIPHLCHHTGLEPFGGCRLCVVEIEGTHELVSSCVAPVEENMVVLTDTPRINKARQTIIELLLLNHPMDCLVCERCGDCRLQDLAYRLKVNFNIFKMDKRIGPATQTKGIIEINPKKCMHCGLCVRACREIRMVGAIDFSYRGFKTEIGTPFRKSIDCEFCGQCISICPVAGVISNLSKYEARIWEVGKHNTICPYCGCGCSISLNIKDNKVISVSSREGLGINNGSLCAKGRFGYDFPNSPKRLINPLIKKDGKLVETSWEEAIKFSADKLLEIKEKYGPDSIAGIISARCTNEETYLFQKFMRAVIGTNNIDNSSRLENGVNINVLAPMLGYPAMTNPMDDLLKSEVIIVIGANPIESQAIASLKIKSAVKKHNAKLILVDPRETKLNTFAKLWISPNIQTDPVFLNAISKIIIDENLQDKKFIKERTEGFEEFKLSTGKIPINLASKITGIIEEKIFETARLIGKSRKTSFVYGSGVTQQKNSSETVKAIVNLCLLTGNIGKEGAGIYPLKGYNNSQGACDTGAIPEYLPGYQKFDDPVIRKNFNSVWKKEIPKLPGSTYHQIFGKIMEKKIRAVYIIGDDPIASFPDTEFLKLTLSKLDFLAVNDLFLNNTTPYAHVVFPVSSFVEKEGSYTNMERRIQDFKHPLKPVKNTKTDSEIIGLISKGLGFPLDCSIGNIRKEIAELVPVYKEINILPFPSKGTQWPASKINNGGTPVLYTGRENKFNFLAPENLPVEEKNNIIYPFTLLSGGSLFHSHSGAMTRNSKGLHEVCPEGFIDINPDDAEKLKIIENELIRISSKTGSTTIKARLDKKIPQGILFTPVHFFEEMRINVLFPWELNPVSKSLINKSTRVKLEKI